Below is a genomic region from Castanea sativa cultivar Marrone di Chiusa Pesio chromosome 2, ASM4071231v1.
TCACAAAACCGATCTTGAGGCTCTAACGGTCACGATGGTATTGTATGATCAAATTTGCACGATCTGCATGCATTGTGTTTAGGCAAAAccaaccacacatgattaatttaaattaattatgattgactaaacaattaaaattaattaaataattttgtgattaattgttagttagtgtcaaaaataggcttgcttgcatgggaataaagggGATAGtcagataacaataaaattgtggataattaAGACTTTTGGGAatgtttatctacaagataatcatTGTTGAAGAGACCTGAATCAtcaaaaagtatattttttagttaagtagccacatggctAAATCTTAAAAGATAAATCTAAAGAACAACACCTAAGGTActatacctaaattttgtctttaatttATAGTATAATGGTAATAATACattaatatgtattttatataatataaaaaaatagttaacaatatatagaaaatataaataataataatatatttaataattagataATATACATATCCCATTGCATCTGtatcttactttttcaaaaattgttgtgTCGCCACACTGCATCCACACCCGCACCTGCACTCGAACCTAAATCTACACTCGTTCTTCCTAGTTGTAGATATATGCAAACATGTTTGGATTAGACAACAAAAATGTGTAAGATTAATCGCAcataacaattttataaaaaataaaaagctatttCTAGAGATCCACAAAATAATCTAAACATTAATGCATATACCATACAACGATCTAAACATTAATCggaggagggaatgaaatgaaatggaatggaatgaaaaaaaatatttttaaaatattctccCCTCACCTTGTTGGGAAGTTTAACGAAGGGAATGAAAAGTTCATTCCCTTTAAttaggagtttaagtgggagaaAATGGAATGGTTAGGAGGAAACACTCATTCCTCCATTTTCTCTTGAAACCTCAAATTTTTGTTCCCCCCAAAATTGGGAGAAATGTGAGCGAATGGATTTaggtttaatgaaatttttgttaaaactcCTAAAATACCCCTTTAATCTTAGACCTTTTTACACATCACGATAACttttttctcagtcagcagttaaaaaaaaaagaaaagaaaaaaagggttaTGGGCATCATAAGCTACTCTTCCCAGGGGATAAGGTAGGTCTCCTCAGGAAATAATTTGATTGACAAACAATTCACTTGTAAAAATGCAAAAAGGGAATTAACACTCTACAATGGAAAGACTCAAACAATTGATCTCATCAACACcatttatttcatataaaaCTAGAGTATTACAACAggaatttctctcttttcccatggtgttactctctctctctcttacacatATCGATATTCTTTCTTTGCCcttttctccctctcttttttgttaCCCCTTTCTACTTGCTTCCCTCCCCCCTTATATAGGCACATGCCTTATTCTTATCTCCACAACTATTTAGTCTTCAGTTGGGTTTTCAGGGatattttttccccctttatCGGTTTCCACCCTTCCcttatcttgaaattttgacttCTAGGGGTGTTTGTATTGTTCAAACTGTCTTACTTGCATTCAATGCGGCAGGAGTTAGGTGGAAACCCCCTTATTAATGTAGAGGTAAAGATCTTCACCCTTCTTGTAGGTTCTACAAGACTCCTCGGGGTTCTAGGTATACTCTGGAAGCAAAAAGTGGGATTTCCCATGCTTCTCGCCTCGAATGTAGTTTGGCTCAATTTAACTTGTCGCTCCCTCCATGGGTGCGATTTACAAAGGCTCTTTCCTTCCTTAAGTTGCTCAGGCTAGCCCCACATCCTTCCTTCAATCCTTATAACTTCATTGGCACATATGTGTATGGCGCAATTCACTCCACGGGGCTCGTTTGACACCTAGGCTTTAAGCCCTAAAAAGGGGGAAGGACCCTTCCATTCCCCACAATAGCAATCATTCAGTGTCTCATGTCACCACTGCCATTCTCTACAAAGTTGCTGTTGTTCATCAAATATTCGGTGAGACACAGGAACAGAGCCAGAACTTTGAGTTAGGAGaggtagttttattgtttgttgtgtACGGCGGTTTCAACCTTTGATTCTGCTACTTAGttgttaagatttttatttttatttttatttttttgtggataagaacaaaattatttttgtttagaatttttttaagggcagagttatttattttggataaaattagttaattgagcttaatttttttaaaattttacttttaatttttgttgttgagtttttttttttggcttgtatattttgttttaaattttagatttataaatttttttatgatcactaaaataaggaaaatactagagttatcatttttttaattataaattactgatgtggtaagtaaaaaaatgatagagtGATGTACCCATATgcgaaccaataaaaatttgctattAAAACAGTTTATAAATATGTTATAAAAAGATTTGTAAGTATAGtattatcttttttaaaatcaatgatattattaaaagaaaacaaaatgtaattttataaaataaaattactaaaattagttAACATATATgtaacaatattttaaaaagaaattagggGGCCATTGCCCCTAGTCCAAGGGCAATTCCGTCCATGGCGAGACACCTATTGACTATAcaagtctttctttttctttttctgtctGCCACCTTATTGACTAcaagtctttctttttcttttttgtagtcttttttttttttcctttttctgtcTGCCACCTATTGACTACaagtctctctttttcttttttgtagtctttttttttttcctttttctgtcTGCCACCTATTGACTATAcaagtctttctttttcttttcctgtctgcctgtcttttatatatatatatatatatatatttttttttttttgagataagcCAGTCTTTTATATTGACTACAAATATTTGGTGAGTTTTTCAAGTCAGCTTTATCTTTACTAGCCATGAGGATTCTGCCATGAAtagttgcaagttgcaacttgcaagtcTTTTCTTCCTTTGTGTGAGTCTTTCAACCCTTGCTTTGTCTGCTACCATGCCAGTTTTGTTTGTCTATTTGTTTGCCAGTATATGTCTATTATTCAATATGTTATGTATCGGTCAATTATTCAACATGCTATGAACCTTCCTAGCTTCCTCCTTATGGATTACTTGGAGGTTTCCACTCTTTCAAAGTTAGGAAGAATGGAATCTGTTTAGCAAATGACACGTTATGCATTTTTTCTAAACTGGGTTGTCCTGTATATCTGAAACATCCTTGGCATGAACAGTGTAGGAACTCTATCAAAGCACATTGATGATCATGAAATATATTCAATAAAGTACTCCgatattatattatacatacatatatatatatatattttaaaaagtactCTTATTTGCATTTTTAACTGCActtttatgctattttttagcTAATTACACGTTGTCTTTTATTTATAGGTAATAAATGTTTTACATGTAAAGTGGGATCAGGCCAATTGTCTAGCTAACTTAAGATTCAGCCCAAGAGAAgaccaaaaataaagaaagaaaaaaaataaaaagaagccCAAAATTCAATACAACATGGATGCAGTGTGCcaaggaaacaaaaatcaatcaaGTAATTCCTACACGAAGTCAACGTTGAGGCTTTAGAGTCCAAATCACTAATTGTATTTTTGTTGTGGGCTTCCCTATTACTTCACCAAAACTAGAACTTAGGGGTTAGTATTTTGGGCTAGTTCCGTGTTGGCTGCGCACAACTTGATGTTTTAGTGCGTGGGTTGAAAATATGAAATCCTTGTTCTACTTGTATTGGGATTATAGAATAGTGTTATGCGGCTCTTtccttagagcattagcattagtTTATCTCAATTTTATCCTATTTTATcattcaaaaagttactttatcaattatacaatacaattttacaatacttctaacatcccaacttttatctTCCTATTTTACTCATTAACataatatttctacacaataaaataatatatcccacaatTACCATCATTTACAATACAAccattatttattctttctctctctttctttctgttcAAGAACCACAATCACCACCACCGCTGACTACAGACACTTgacaccacctccaccaccaccaccggcAACCCATAATCTACcttcaacaccaaaaaaaaaaaaaaaaaaaaaaacctagaccATCAACACCACCCTCTCCAACCATcaacaccataaaaaaaaataaataaataaaaaacacagcAACCCACGGTCAAACACAGCAACCCATCGGAGCCATCATCAGCAAACCCACGCCGCTGCACCACCAGACCCACACAACCCACGCGACCCAACACTAACCCACCGTGATCTCCATCGCTAACTACTGCGAAGCCACACAATCTTCacccacaaacacaacaaaaatttatgaaaaccGAATTGCTCAATTTGCCGCGGGGTAGCTCGATTTTGTTGAAGCTCAAAGGAAGCGGATTCGCTACTGGGAAGCTAGAAGGAAGTTGATTTTGTTGACCCACGCggagaaggaaaaatgaaagagagagagagagagagagttgctaGAGAAGGAAAAATGCGGAGACCCACCACCGCCCTGATCTAGAAACCAACCACCCCGATCTAGAGAAGGCAGAACATAAacaagggagagagaagagGTGGAAGacggagagagaaaagaatatatatgcatgaataaaatatattaaaatttatacaatttgaGCTACAATGCGGTTCTACATTTAGAACcgcactgtagcacaattgtaatttttttttttcaattgttgcaGTTTACAACATCTAATGGAGCAAGCAATTTAGGCCTCAATTGCAAAATAGGCCTACATTTGGGATATGCCCAATCTGTTGGTGATGCTCTTGTAAAAACCTCTAGGTCAGTTTGTAAAAGAAGATAGAGAAAATAGACTACCAGGGCTAGAGCGCAGGAAGCAGGCAACCACATGTGGCTTTCtcgagtttttattttttatttttagaattgtattttatttgtcttgttgaatgtttaatattttatttttgtggtttctttcaattattatgagtagataaatttataattaaagttGAAGATAAAaccttgttaaatattattagtattatttatttgatttaatttttcccacaataCTTGTTCTTTAaagatttaaattgtttttgCTTCATACCAGTTAACTAAGATAAGACTCTAGATATGAGTATAACcattttttctcatgatttaggatttatcttaattaattgagTAGTTGGTTTattgtttcttgattttgaaattggATATCTCTTGTAATTTgtttgtcaatggatacaattgatgatatgatttttagaatttgatatctcttgtgatttgtttgtccTTGAGCACAATTGAAGATTTGATTTAATACGTTAGAAGTGAAAAAGAGCATGCTTTAGATTTTTAAACATAAgttttaatgataatattttccatgatagcaagattgatttttAGATTATCATATAGTGGTTAGGAAAAACTAATGATCAtgaatatatgctgatatgaattAACAAGTCgtattccaaaaccttaattcctttctctAGATTGTTTAATCTCTTTACTACTTTGTTTTATATCTTTGCTTAAATCAAtttcttatttagtttatttaatttcaaaacaatcaatttttattaaactaaattatgattaatttggttaaggtttaatttatttttttacattcatacaagtccctatgggttcgacctcgttcttgtcaaattATACTTCGATATGGTTTGTACACTTGCgagtactttaaaatttcacaagaagTTTTTAGCACTGCTGCtcatttgatttaaaattcaCGTACATTTTACTAGGTTGGGAAGAAATTGTTTCAGATTCGAGAATAATAAAGAGTGCTCCAACTAGAAACGATAATTTGAAAAGTCCACAAGGTAAATTCAATTCAAATATGTATTAGGatccattttttataattaaaaaatttatagtatatAATTCACAATAGTTATTGTTTATTAGGTAAATATTATCTTGTTGATGTTGGGTACATGAATAGAAGTCGTCTGATTGCACCTTATAGGGGATTGTATTATCATTTAAAAGAGTACTCTGCTCGTCTCCCTGAAAATgctaaataacttttttatttgtgtCATGTGTCATTGCGCAATGCTATTGAAAGAGCATTTGGTGTACTGAAAAAAAGTATCATAGCAAGTGCTACAAAGCCTAGTTATTGTGTTGACacacaaaatgaaaatcattttattatGTTGCATACTTCATAATTATTTAATGGGTGTCGATCCTAATGAAAGTCTTATTGCTGAAATTGATAAAGAGATTTTACATACTCATCATGAATGTGCAACCCCTACTCCTAGAGAAGATGACGAGGATGCTAGGCAAGGAGATATTATAAGAGATTATATAGCATTAACCACGTGGTAAAATTATGTTCAAATGTGATAGCTTTTGGGTTTATTGTTGTCATGTCATTTAAAACTGTTATGTTTCAATTACTTAGACCTAAATGCTATGCaaatttctcttttcattttgatattgctctctatgttttgataattaatattaatatctaCACAATATTTTATATGTGTTTTTTGCCCTATTAATTATAACATGGGTAAGATATTAAAGAAGAATGGTGGAGATCCAAGCAAAAAAGTACAATGAAGTAGAGGATACTGTTAGTGTCAAgagatattttcatttttaaatttatatatttctttatattttcaatgTAGACGGGGGAGCTGAAGAAGCTGGTggtggaaggaaaaataaaatacattggGTTATCAGAAGCTAGTGTAGACACAATAAGAAGAGCTCATGCAGTTCATCCCATCATTGACTTACAAATGGAGTATTCTCTGTTGACCCGTGATATTGAAGTTGAGATAATTCCACTTTGCAGGTTTTTTATATTACTCTGTTGTTTGCATTTCAAAGCCAATTGAATGTCAACATTGGTGAAAGTTTGTCTTCGTGACCTTAGGATAGGTTATGTATCAGATATTTTTAGAACAATAGAATATCACGAAATTTCACATCATCATTAAAAGATTTTGTTAATCTAACAGAGAGCTTGGTATTGGGATTGTGGCATATAGCCCTCTTGGTCATGGGTTCTTTGGTGGGAAAGCAGTCGTGGAGAGCTTGCCTAACGAGAGTATGCTGGTATGTGGCTACTTGGTGTAATTTTTGACAATGCCACgccactcaatatctttttatttgatgtGATTATGTCAAATCCACTATTAAATTTCATTGTCTCCTTATACCCTGCAGATGATAATGTATACTTATATATTGGTATTTATACTTATATTGATATTACTGGCATAGGCCATGCATCCAAGGTTCATGGGGGAGAACTTAGAGAAGAACAAACTTCTATATGCCCGACTTTCCAACCTGGCTGCAAAGCATGCTTGCACTCCCCCTCAGCTAGCTCTGGCCTGGCTTCTTCATCAGGGAGATGATGTAATCCCAATCCCTGGTATAATAATCTCTTAAATTCTTTTGCTATcttcacaaatatattattgatgtggTTGCTTGCTCACTTCTAGCAATAGCTCTTTCTTCtttccataaaaaattgaattctgCTTTTCAATTGTATGGTTAGACAATTATATTCCTACTACATCTACAACTAAATAACTTTGACCCCTTTTTGTTAGACTTttcttaattgaaaatttttgtttcatgaAATTTGATTTGAACATGGAGCTAAATTCAACATTGATTGGATGATTTACAGGGACAACTCAAGTTAAGAATCTTGATAACAACATTGGATCCTTGGAAGTGAAGCTTACACAAgaggatttgaaagaaatttgtGATGCTGTGCCCATTAATGAAGTAGGTGGTGAAAGATGTCCAGCCACCTTATCTAAGTATACCTGGAAGGTTGCAAATACCCCATCAAAGTGATTGCAAATTATAGATATGAAAACTAAAGCACAAACCACAGAAGGGAAACACTGATTCTCTGTTGTCCTGTTGTCTATGTCGATTGCTTGGGAAAAATAATGAGCAAAGGATGCAAGTATGGACTTGGACTcatttatgttatattaattactcaaattctttatttttcaccAAGTGGGATTTCTACTGTCACATGCACACTCAACACAAGGTGATCCTTGAGATGTTGCAAGAAAAAAATGTAGTCTCCTAGATTTTGGGATTGTATTGGATTGGACTTGGATGGGTGTCTTGCGAAGAAGGGTGTTATGTCTAAGTCTTACATCCGGGCGTATATTaggttaattttttataaaaaacctCAATGATGGGTTTGACAAAAGGCATCACATCAttctctttattaaaaaaaaaaaaaaaagtactgaaaTCATTCATTGTGTAGAATATACCCATCAACCAATTTTGTTTGGTAATGATAATATAAAAgtaagttgttgaaaaaaaaaaatggaatcaAATCCggtatttatattataaaataaagttgTTACATTGAAATATTTATACCGGAACTAATCcggaatcaaaatatttttttaacatttgttGGTGGGGGAACGAGAATATAGAGTTACAACTTTTACGATTCATCAAAATTGTGAAGTGGAACATTTCCTTTTCCAAAGTAGCATCTTTTCAAGTAGAGAGCAAAGTAAGCTGTGCAGTGGTTTGTTGAGAATGGAGGAGAAGCCCCATATCCAAATTCCAAGAGTACGACTTGGCAGTCAGGGACTGGAGGTATGCTTCTTTTTCTCCGATTGATGGGTATTCCAGTATTATAATAATTGGACTACCTGCAAAAGGTAATAGGCACTAGTCATCAAAACCCCTTTTCACCAATCCAAGATTTATATATTGGATCAGTTACTGTACTGTACATATTGGGTTGAATTACATCTCTCTATCTCcttattgtttgtattttgaaCTAGAAAGcttaaaaacaaagaataagTCTCGATGCTTCCCTGTTGGGTTTCCTTATCAGGTTCTTACGATCTTTAATTTCTCACCCATGGTTTGTAAAgagttgtttttgtgtttgcattGTTATGGGCTTTAGATATTTACACCAGAATAATAGTATGTATGACAATTATCTGCATGCATATGGATGTAatatgacatatgttcttaagaaaaatgacaattttagtgctgcttcagttttaaattctaGCTCCTTGAGATTTGCTTCATAAATCCATTTTTTTGGGGCCTTAGAACAGGATTCTCATCCTACTTTTTGACATAGGAAATTGTGAAGTGTGTAAAGAAACGCTTGGTTTGGACAAATGTGGCAATGGAAATTCTGTAAACTAGATTGTATTACCCTAAATTGTAATACACCCACAGAGAATAACCACATATGACTATTCCTTATAGACTTATAGTACAGTGGGTGTGGGTGGGAGTGTCATAGAGTCTACCACAAGTATAATCTTGTCCTAAAGCAAACTGGGGGTGGCAAAAAAGCCTTTGAATAGAGAAATCGGACAATTGAAATGATTTAGCATAAGACCTCTACACCGCACTTGTGAATGTCATGTGAGATGGACTGCTGTTTCTGTTATGAGAATTGTGGAAACAGATGAAGTTTTGTCATTCAGACAAAACCTTCAGAGTTTGTTGTAATATATGTGAACTTATAAAGGTAAGGTTTATACAGATAACTGATAACAGATTAATATTTAGCAAGACAAAGTAAACATTCTTTTAGATTATATTAGCTTGATGATAGCATCTTCATATCATCTGTAAGAAGCATAGAAACATACCAATTGTATTGATCATTTGAACACACCTCCAACCTGAAGACTACATAGAAACACAAGTTATTGGATTGGTATGAATTTTACTTGTAGGAAACCGTCTCAATGATCTTCTTGTGGTTTCCTTTTTCGGGTGTAGGTTTCAAGACTGGGCTTTGGATGTGGCGGACTTTCTGGAATACTAAATGCTCCTTTATCGCATGATGCTGGATGCTCTGTTATAAAGGAAGCTTTTCAAAGGGGTATAACCTTCTTTGATACTGCAGATATCTACGGAGATAACCATGATAACGAGATCATGGTTGGCAAGGTCCTTCTACTTTGTAATcatatattaaaaggaaaaatgtcattttagcTCACACCTTGCTTGCATGCTGAGTTATCAATTATGTATGTTTAATTTCGATTTGCATCCAATTGAACAAAGCAGCCCTAGGAACATCCATATTCGAAcattgattaaaaataaattaattattttgtctttttaggCTCTGAAGCAGCTTGGTAGGGAGAAAATTCAACTAGCTACAAAATTTGGTATTGCTACATTAGAGGAAGGTCAATTTAGTGTCAAAGGCACCCCTGAATATGTGCGGCAATGCTGTGAAGCCAGTCTTAAGTATCTTGATGTGGACTATATCGATCTGTACTATCAGCACCGTGTAGACACTTCAGTGCCAATAGAGGAAACCGTGAGTGATAAGATATTTGTacttttaaatttatacaatctatttattttcatatatttgatGGATGGACTATACTGGTTTTAAACTTCATTTCCTTTTGCATTAGAAGTTATAACCTATTTTGGCATGGTAGATGGAGGAGCTGAAGAAGCTGGTGGaggaaggaaaaataaaatacattggGTTATCAGAACCTAGTGTAGACACAATAAGAAGAGCTCATGCAATTCATCCCATCACTGCCTTACAAATGGAGTATTCTCTTTGGACCCGTGATATTGAAGATGAGATAGTTCCACTCTGCaggtcttttaaaaaaaataaattctagctctgttgtttgaattttaaagGCAATTGAATTcttaacaaaattgaaagtttgtCTTTGTGACCTTAGAATTGGTTATGAATCAGATATTTCTAGGACAATAGACTATCAGAAAATTTTCACATCATCATTAAAAGTTTTTGTTAATCTCAGAGAGCTTGGCATTGGGATAGTGGCATATAGCCCTCTCGGACATGGATTCTTTGCTGGGAAAGCAACCGTTGAGAGCTTGCCTAGTGAGAGTTTCCTGGTACGTGActactaataaataataaagtgatTCTATGGTTTCTAAACgcaaacatatatatttatatgattgggtttaagttacacttGAATGTAGCTTTTAATAATGCTACACCACTCAATTACTTTTGATTTGAAGTGCTTATTATCAAATCCgtcattggattacattatctcTTTATACCCTTCAAGATGACAGTGTATACTTATATATTGTTATGTATACTATACACATTGATATTTATGGCATAGGCTATACATCCAAGGTTCATGGGGGAGAACTTAGAGAAGAACAAACTTCTATATGCACGGCTTGCCAATCTGGCTGCAAAGCATGCTTGCACTCCGCCTCAGCTAGCTCTGGCCTGGCTTCTCCATCAGGGGGATGATATAATCCCAATCCCTGGTATATTAGTCTCTTAATTTCTTTTGCTATGTTCACAAATATGTGATTAAATTCTTTATGTGGTTGCTTGATTGGATGATTTACAGGGACAACCAAAGTTAAGAATCTTGATAACAACATTGGATCCTTGGCAGTAAAACTTACACAAgaggatttgaaagaaattggTGATGCTGTGCCCATTAATGAAGTCGGCGGTGAAAGAGATCTGGCCATTTTATCTAAGTATAGCTGGAAGAATGCAAATACCCCATCAAAGTGATTGCAAATTGTAGATATGAAAACTAAAGCCCAAACCACTGAAGGGAAACATCAATTCTCTGTTGTCCTTTTGTCTTTGTTTGCTTGGGAGAAATAATGAGCAGAGGATG
It encodes:
- the LOC142624245 gene encoding perakine reductase-like, which codes for MVEIQAKKYNEVEDTTGELKKLVVEGKIKYIGLSEASVDTIRRAHAVHPIIDLQMEYSLLTRDIEVEIIPLCRELGIGIVAYSPLGHGFFGGKAVVESLPNESMLAMHPRFMGENLEKNKLLYARLSNLAAKHACTPPQLALAWLLHQGDDVIPIPGTTQVKNLDNNIGSLEVKLTQEDLKEICDAVPINEVGGERCPATLSKYTWKVANTPSK
- the LOC142624121 gene encoding perakine reductase-like yields the protein MEEKPHIQIPRVRLGSQGLEVSRLGFGCGGLSGILNAPLSHDAGCSVIKEAFQRGITFFDTADIYGDNHDNEIMVGKALKQLGREKIQLATKFGIATLEEGQFSVKGTPEYVRQCCEASLKYLDVDYIDLYYQHRVDTSVPIEETMEELKKLVEEGKIKYIGLSEPSVDTIRRAHAIHPITALQMEYSLWTRDIEDEIVPLCRELGIGIVAYSPLGHGFFAGKATVESLPSESFLAIHPRFMGENLEKNKLLYARLANLAAKHACTPPQLALAWLLHQGDDIIPIPGTTKVKNLDNNIGSLAVKLTQEDLKEIGDAVPINEVGGERDLAILSKYSWKNANTPSK